The region GTCGTCGAGAGATGGAGTCTAGTCAGGTTGAGGATAGTCGTCGAGAGATTGAGCTTGGATGCAGTGTTGGAAAAGGAATTAGGGAGGAGAGTGATAGAGTTGTAGATCAAGGATCAGTTGAGAAAGGAGAGTTGCTACGGGTAATAGAGAGTAAGGTAGGGGATGGAGGTTGTTCAGAGAAAGGACACGGTGCTGAACAAATTGAGGAAACCCAGAGGGGTACAGAGGTTGTGGGAGACTTCTTAGTTAATGGAAAAGTTACAGCGCTTGCTTATGAGGCTGTAGAGAGACTGACAGGTATTTCAGAGATAGTGTCACCAAGTCCTACGGCTCTGATTAAGCTTGCAGGAGTAGAAATAGGGTGTGTTATAGACACTGGAGCGGAGTCGTCTATTATTCCATCACAAGTTTTTCATGAGCTTCTGGAGCCAGTGTTGGGATCTCTCAGCACCCTGGGGTATGCCCTCACTATTAAAGGAGTTGGAGAAACAAGCATTCCAGCTGAAGGTTTCGTGATGGCAGAAGTGTGCTTACAAAATAGGACCGTAGACGTCGGATTCCTTGTTTTGCCAAGTGAACTTCCTCTTGAAGGAAGAAGAAAGGACTATCCAATTCTACTGGGATGTAACGCACTAAAGAAGCTTGCTGCTATTGCTGCCATAGATGGAGAAGAGACAGACCCTGGCTTCCAAATACTGTTAGAAGGGACATCTGTACCAATTAAACTGCAGTCAACAGATGTATCCTTTGCAACTGCAGACATCAGCACTGGATCTTCAAAGGAAGTAATTGCTCCATATTCTGCAAGGAGAGTAGAGTGTAGATTTAAATCTAAAGAGACTGAAGGAGGGACGTGGCTGGTCAGTGgattgaggtcaacagaatgGGAAGTGGTAGAGGGTTGTATCACACCAGAAAATCAAACCGTGTCCCTGTTGATTGCAAACCCTGGAGCACAGATAGTGTGCATACCTCCAAATTTCAGAGTTGCGGAAGCTGTCCCAGCAAGACCAAGATCGGAAGTCTTTACATCATTCAGGGTAGACCATATAGAGGTAGATGTACAGGAGATTTACAATGTTGATGTAGAAGGAGCTGAATCGGAGGTAAAGTGTACCAGCCCGGAAGTTAACAAAAGAGAGAAATTCCAGTTTCCAGATGGTTCCAGTTTCCTGTTACCAATAGGCCTTAGTCTAAAAGGATTGGATACTGATCAGGCCATAAAAGTTGCTCTCCTGGTTAAGGATAATCTTGAGGCATTTTCAAATGGTGACTTTGATCTTGGGTTTTGTGATGCCATACCCCACGAAATGAAGCTTCAAGAAAACACACCAATAAGGCAGCCGTACCGCAGGATACCACCAAACCAATTAGAGGAAGTCAAAGATCTTCTGCAAGACATGCTAGATAAGAAAATTATCAAGAAATCCAACAGTCCATATGCAAGCCCAATCGTTTTGGTGAGAAAGAAGTTTGGAGGTATTCGCCTATGTATAGATTATAGGAAAATTAATGAAATCACCTTGAAGGACTCCTTCCCGTTACCCAGAATTGAGGAAACCTTAGAGGTCTTGGGAGGAGCTAAATTTTTCTCTTCCTTAGATTTAGCGCATGGGTACTTCCAGGTTGCCATGAAGGAGGAAGATATTCCAAAGACAGCCTTTCGTGTGCCCTGGGGTCTCTACGAGTTCAATAGGATGCCGCAAGGGCTCTGCAATAGCCCCAGTACATTTCAGAGGCTTATGGAACTAATCTTTGGAGACTTGAATATGTCACAACTGGTCCTTTATCTTGATGATATCCTGGTATACTCTACAACCTTCGACCAGCACTTAGACAGACTGGGCAATGTCTTTAAGTGATTGATTCATCATGGATTAAAGTTAAAGGGTGAGAAGTGCCATCTCTTCCAAGCAGAAGTTCACCACCTTGGCCACATAGTAAATGCTAGTGGGGTATCTGTAGACCCAGGTAAGATTGAGAGAGTTCTTAATTGGCCTGTTCCTAGTAATGCTTCGGAGATGAGGTCCTTCCTAGGTTTAGCTGCATACTATAGGAGGTTCGTTCCTGGATTTGCAAGGGTTGCTGCTCCACTCTATAACCTTGTCGGCGGGTCGCCAAGGAAGACAAAGAAAGAATTGAAAGGAGGCAGTTTTGAATGGTCACCTGGAGCTGATGAAGCTT is a window of Apostichopus japonicus isolate 1M-3 chromosome 21, ASM3797524v1, whole genome shotgun sequence DNA encoding:
- the LOC139962941 gene encoding uncharacterized protein, yielding MNAKTTEEIRSDGIPGSPDFVEVDMGVVEPKDLSYNRVLKQESNIVEIEVRGEIRDGVDSSSMTELGFREEEKKVVNCRREVEPSQVEESRREMESSQVEDSRREIELGCSVGKGIREESDRVVDQGSVEKGELLRVIESKVGDGGCSEKGHGAEQIEETQRGTEVVGDFLVNGKVTALAYEAVERLTGISEIVSPSPTALIKLAGVEIGCVIDTGAESSIIPSQVFHELLEPVLGSLSTLGYALTIKGVGETSIPAEGFVMAEVCLQNRTVDVGFLVLPSELPLEGRRKDYPILLGCNALKKLAAIAAIDGEETDPGFQILLEGTSVPIKLQSTDVSFATADISTGSSKEVIAPYSARRVECRFKSKETEGGTWLVSGLRSTEWEVVEGCITPENQTVSLLIANPGAQIVCIPPNFRVAEAVPARPRSEVFTSFRVDHIEVDVQEIYNVDVEGAESEVKCTSPEVNKREKFQFPDGSSFLLPIGLSLKGLDTDQAIKVALLVKDNLEAFSNGDFDLGFCDAIPHEMKLQENTPIRQPYRRIPPNQLEEVKDLLQDMLDKKIIKKSNSPYASPIVLVRKKFGGIRLCIDYRKINEITLKDSFPLPRIEETLEVLGGAKFFSSLDLAHGYFQVAMKEEDIPKTAFRVPWGLYEFNRMPQGLCNSPSTFQRLMELIFGDLNMSQLVLYLDDILVYSTTFDQHLDRLGNVFK